The genomic segment tgtgttttcccaccttttcttttagcattttttccctgttttttccccagttttccccCGATTTTTCCTCcgattttcccccttttttccatattttttttcccctttccccccttttttctcatttcctcatccaaattttccccaaaccTCTCATTTCTTCCCCCAAACTTTCTATTTCTCCCCAGGTAACACCCTctcttttgggctttttttgtgttttcccaccttttcttttagcattttttcccccgtttttcccccgtttttccccgtttttcccttgatttttccCCCGTTTTCCCCCGATTTTTCCTCcgattttcccccttttttccttccccaatttttcccccgTTTTCCCCCGATTTTTCCTCcgatttttcccccttttttccttattttttttccccttttccccgttttttctcatttcctcccCCAAACTTTCTCTTTCTCCCAGGTAACGCCCTGCTGCGCCGCCTGGTGCGCATCGGGGTGCTGGACGAGGGCAAGATGAAGCTGGATTACATCCTGGGGCTGAAGATCGAGGATTTCCTGGAGCGCCGCCTGCAGACCCAGGTCTTCAAGCTGGGCCTGGCCAAGTCCATCCACCACGCCCGCGTGCTGATCCGCCAGCGCCACATCCGGTGGGTGCCAGCGCCAAATCCCCCCAGATCTGGGTGAAAAAAGCCCGAATTTGggcaaaaaaaacacaaaaaaaaaacccacccagagTTCGGCAAGGCTCACTGCGGCGCCGCCGTACACCTTGCGAAGGGCGCCCCCCTCTGGGCAACTGCAGGTAAAGATTAGTAAAAAAAAACTctcaatttgcttttttttgggtGCTAGAAATGG from the Ficedula albicollis isolate OC2 unplaced genomic scaffold, FicAlb1.5 N04402, whole genome shotgun sequence genome contains:
- the RPS9 gene encoding 40S ribosomal protein S9 gives rise to the protein PPFSPDFSSDFSPFFPYFFSPFPRFFSFPPPNFLFLPGNALLRRLVRIGVLDEGKMKLDYILGLKIEDFLERRLQTQVFKLGLAKSIHHARVLIRQRHIRVRQGSLRRRRTPCEGRPPLGNCR